One window of the Deltaproteobacteria bacterium genome contains the following:
- a CDS encoding adenine phosphoribosyltransferase: MVEALKKIIRDVPDFPKKGILFKDITTLLKDPVSFQTTVDLMSHRYVGKHIDLIVGIEARGFIVGAALAYKLGAGVILVRKPGKLPHKTHKASYKLEYGEDSLEIHQDAVSPGQKVLIADDVLATGGTMSAVIHLIEKMGGQIVGCAFLSEIEALNGRSKLKDYPVFSLIKF, translated from the coding sequence ATGGTAGAAGCGTTAAAAAAGATTATAAGAGATGTCCCTGATTTCCCTAAGAAGGGGATACTCTTTAAAGACATAACAACGCTCTTAAAAGACCCTGTTTCATTCCAGACAACAGTGGACTTGATGAGCCACCGCTATGTCGGGAAGCACATTGACCTGATTGTAGGTATTGAGGCAAGGGGGTTTATTGTGGGGGCGGCGCTGGCATACAAGCTTGGCGCAGGGGTTATACTCGTGAGAAAGCCCGGCAAGCTGCCGCACAAAACCCATAAGGCATCTTATAAATTAGAATATGGCGAAGACAGTCTTGAGATACATCAGGATGCCGTAAGCCCCGGCCAAAAGGTGCTTATAGCAGACGATGTACTGGCAACAGGCGGAACGATGTCGGCAGTTATACATCTTATAGAAAAAATGGGCGGCCAGATTGTAGGATGCGCATTCCTTTCTGAGATTGAGGCGCTCAACGGCAGAAGCAAACTCAAAGACTATCCGGTATTTTCTCTGATAAAGTTTTGA
- a CDS encoding ATP-binding protein — protein MTLPIRAKLTIWYTTLLAASLITFGSILYVALSRNIISSIDARLFSMADMVSRAVFRPGTVNLPQNFDIFLEHFFGIKTSGNFIQLMDEYGKIVFTSSTLGKNHLPLSAQTYHHSIAGNATYETIKNIGQYPVRIVTFPLMENGQLISILQVGAPLQESTAALNALFYILIFGIPLAVILASGVGWFLAKKALSPVDMVTVLARKIEAGSLNERLDVSGPKDELGRLAKTFNDMIARLELSFKQMKQFTADASHELKTPLTVLKGEMEIALKTEKTVEGFKEVIKSSLEEIDKMSALVKSLLNLAKLDSRVRLPNDNIKLDGIVEERFNQTLPLAKDKGIDMVMAKKEGVVIMGDKIGIGQLLFNLIYNAIKYTPKDGRIEISLEQSDNWAIIKVIDTGMGIAEEDLPHIFDRFYRVDKARTTGAGGVGLGLSICKEIAEAHGGKIEVESEAGKGSVFKVYLPVKDRTAEILDEMAKQ, from the coding sequence ATGACCCTTCCCATCCGGGCTAAACTGACAATCTGGTATACAACGCTTCTTGCTGCCAGCCTCATCACATTCGGCTCTATCCTGTATGTTGCGCTCTCAAGAAACATTATAAGCTCAATTGATGCGCGGTTATTCTCCATGGCCGATATGGTTTCCAGGGCAGTATTCAGGCCCGGCACCGTAAATCTGCCTCAAAACTTTGATATCTTTCTTGAGCATTTCTTTGGAATAAAGACATCAGGCAATTTTATTCAACTGATGGATGAATATGGCAAGATAGTATTTACATCTTCAACCCTCGGGAAAAACCATCTTCCTTTGTCAGCCCAGACGTATCATCATTCTATTGCCGGCAATGCCACATATGAGACCATAAAAAACATAGGCCAGTATCCGGTCAGGATTGTTACATTTCCTTTAATGGAAAATGGCCAGCTAATAAGCATATTGCAGGTCGGCGCGCCGCTGCAGGAATCTACTGCGGCGCTAAACGCTTTGTTTTATATCCTGATATTTGGAATCCCTCTTGCTGTAATATTGGCAAGCGGTGTGGGCTGGTTCCTTGCAAAAAAAGCGCTTAGCCCTGTGGATATGGTTACAGTCCTTGCCAGAAAGATAGAGGCAGGGAGCTTAAACGAGAGATTAGATGTCTCCGGCCCTAAAGATGAACTCGGGAGATTGGCAAAGACATTTAATGACATGATTGCAAGGCTTGAACTTTCTTTTAAACAGATGAAGCAATTTACAGCAGATGCGTCTCATGAACTGAAAACCCCTTTGACTGTTCTGAAAGGCGAGATGGAGATTGCGCTTAAAACTGAAAAAACAGTAGAAGGCTTCAAGGAGGTTATTAAGAGCAGCCTTGAAGAGATAGATAAGATGAGCGCCCTTGTAAAGAGCCTCCTTAATCTTGCAAAACTTGACAGCAGGGTTAGACTGCCTAATGATAATATAAAGCTGGATGGGATTGTTGAAGAGAGGTTTAATCAAACCCTGCCTCTGGCAAAAGACAAAGGCATTGATATGGTTATGGCTAAGAAAGAAGGTGTTGTTATAATGGGGGACAAGATTGGGATAGGCCAGCTTCTGTTCAATCTGATATATAATGCCATTAAATATACGCCAAAGGACGGCAGGATAGAGATTTCGCTGGAACAGTCGGATAATTGGGCTATAATTAAAGTAATTGACACAGGCATGGGCATTGCAGAGGAAGACCTTCCTCATATATTTGACCGCTTTTACAGAGTGGATAAGGCAAGGACAACAGGCGCGGGCGGCGTGGGTCTCGGCTTAAGCATCTGCAAAGAGATTGCAGAGGCGCACGGCGGTAAAATAGAGGTGGAAAGCGAGGCCGGAAAAGGGAGCGTGTTTAAGGTGTATCTGCCTGTTAAAGACAGGACAGCAGAGATATTGGATGAGATGGCAAAACAGTGA
- a CDS encoding M23 family metallopeptidase: protein MACLVLLGCAISYGVYHKIEKGQTLWRIAKTYNVDIQDVAEFNDITDITQIKEGQKLFIPGAWQVLKVEPYQLQDSSLSPQVLSREPKTQDIRKSTNNQSPSREESKEGPEGKIVVEKWRFSWPVKGEMISLFGVRNGKKHDGIDIAAPTGSSVLAAADGEVIYSDDGVRGYGNMVMLKHKDGFITIYAHNRENLVKGGEMVEKGSVIARLGNTGNSSGPHLHFEVRKDKKPRNPLFFLP from the coding sequence GTGGCCTGTCTTGTTTTGCTTGGCTGCGCTATTTCATACGGAGTTTATCACAAAATAGAAAAGGGCCAGACTTTGTGGAGGATAGCAAAGACTTATAATGTTGATATTCAGGATGTGGCTGAATTTAATGACATTACCGATATAACGCAGATAAAAGAAGGACAGAAACTATTTATACCGGGCGCATGGCAGGTTTTAAAGGTTGAACCATATCAGTTGCAAGACTCAAGCTTGTCCCCGCAAGTTTTAAGCAGGGAACCGAAGACTCAAGATATACGCAAATCTACAAACAACCAATCTCCCTCCCGAGAAGAATCAAAAGAAGGACCGGAAGGCAAGATAGTTGTGGAAAAATGGAGATTTTCATGGCCTGTAAAGGGTGAGATGATTTCTTTATTTGGCGTAAGGAATGGAAAAAAGCATGATGGAATAGATATAGCCGCTCCGACAGGCAGTTCTGTATTAGCCGCTGCTGACGGCGAGGTTATATACAGCGACGACGGCGTAAGAGGCTACGGCAATATGGTGATGTTAAAGCACAAAGACGGCTTCATCACGATTTATGCACATAATAGGGAAAACCTTGTAAAGGGCGGGGAGATGGTGGAGAAGGGGAGTGTTATCGCCAGATTGGGGAATACCGGCAATTCATCCGGTCCGCATCTGCACTTTGAAGTAAGAAAGGACAAGAAGCCAAGAAACCCTCTTTTTTTCTTGCCTTAA